GCCGCGCCTGCTGGCGCGAGCGCTCGCCGGCATGCAGAAGGACGGCACGATCGAGATCGACGGCGATACCGTGCGCCGCACGGGGCACCGGGCCGCTTTCGCGGGCGAGGCGATGTCGGAATTGACGAACCGCGCGGCGGACGCGCTCATGCGTGGGGGGATCGCGCCGCCGACGCCGAAGGAGATCGCCGAACGTCTCGCGGTGAGCGCGTCCGATGTCGATCGCGCCATCGCGCATCTGGTGAAAATCGGCAAAGCGGTGCGCTTGACGAACGCACTCTACTTCGACCGCGAAAAGCTCGACGACCTGCTCACGATCGTGCGCGCCCACCTCGCGTCGGCCGGCGAGATCGACGCGCAGTCATTCAAGGATCTCACGGGCCTGTCGCGCAAATTCGCCATTCCGCTGTTGGAGTACTGCGACGCGATTCGCCTGACGCTGCGCGTCGGCGATCGGCGCATTCCCCGCACCCAAGTTGACGGAAAAGCGCCATGACAACGCGCCGGACGCGCCGCTGGATCTATGCGCTCGGTCCGGCGCTTGCGATCATCGCGCTCGCCGAGGTCGGTGCGCGACTCGTCATGTCCGACGGCCCTCTCGCCGAGGTTCGTCGGTCGCTCTACGCGCGCCTCGACCGCGACGCGGCGCTGATGCACGAGTCGCTCTACGAGCTGCACGCGCGGGACCTGTTCGTGCCCGACGAGTACGCGGGATATCGTCTTCGCGACGCGACCGATCCGGCGTCGCGTCAGCCGCCATATCTTCCCCCTAAACCCAAAGAACCCAACGAGATTCGCGTGGTGTGCGTGGGGGATTCGGTCACGTTCGGACGCTCCCTCGAGGACTCGTGGCCGGGACGCTTGCAGCGCCTTCTCGACGCCGATGCGCCGTACAGCATACGCTTCGTCGTCTTCAATGCGGGCACGCCCGGGCACAACGTCGTGCAGTGCAAGCGCATGCTCCAGCATCGGTGGATGGCGCTCGAACCCGACGTCGTGATCTGGCACGAATCGGCGCGCTTCGCGGAACGCC
This genomic window from Deltaproteobacteria bacterium contains:
- a CDS encoding SGNH/GDSL hydrolase family protein produces the protein MTTRRTRRWIYALGPALAIIALAEVGARLVMSDGPLAEVRRSLYARLDRDAALMHESLYELHARDLFVPDEYAGYRLRDATDPASRQPPYLPPKPKEPNEIRVVCVGDSVTFGRSLEDSWPGRLQRLLDADAPYSIRFVVFNAGTPGHNVVQCKRMLQHRWMALEPDVVIWHESARFAERPEPAPPMNVRQFTWLSRAYRARSLYLLLAARQAWATRDEPDAPSRYDAPGASEGDARAVIELARWCVDRGVHRFLLVDYLTQDEQGIARGHGGFVEASAHAGEAGGSFDAVPLLNAFRAHPGGAAALFTDRIHLTGEGMDLIARAVHDNITSRFSRERALSEPAR